The proteins below are encoded in one region of Coffea arabica cultivar ET-39 chromosome 4c, Coffea Arabica ET-39 HiFi, whole genome shotgun sequence:
- the LOC140005221 gene encoding uncharacterized protein isoform X1, which yields MFTFFSVFINFKCCRTFANIQASKENIAMESIHEDPNFVSLREYYCYKLQIRDNDESWLLHFARLLQQYIVDQYMKLETQRLDFYRLQQEEIRREFLKGIIDALKSGKSQACNVGQRIILTPSFIGGSRNMRCKYMDVMTLVQKYGKSDIFLTMTCNPNWPEIKEYLIDKEERQNRSDLLVRVFHAKLEQLKNELLKKCIFGEVATYTYVIEYQKRGLPHAHFLLILKSKFKMYTPEKYDKIVCAEIPNKEKNEHLYNLVIKRILHGPCGSLDPTGVCMRKNGTCKNNFSKNFCEETIQTLNAYPEYRRRDDGVQIKIKSALLDNRWVVPYNPYLLAKFDCNLNVEICSIIKAVKYIYKYIYKGHDRTNFCVVNNKLDSEIDEIKQYVSARWVSPPEAACRIFRF from the coding sequence CAATGGAAAGCATACATGAAGATCCAAATTTTGTGTCCCTTCGAGAATATTATTGTTATAAACTTCAGATTAGGGACAATGATGAATCATGGTTATTACATTTTGCTCGACTCCTACAACAATATATTGTTGATCAATATATGAAGCTTGAGACACAAAGACTCGACTTTTATAGATTACAACAAGAGGAAATTAGGAGAGAGTTCTTGAAAGGCATAATAGATGCTTTAAAATCAGGTAAAAGTCAAGCATGTAATGTTGGCCAGCGTATCATATTAACACCATCCTTTATTGGAGGGTCAAGAAATATGAGATGTAAATACATGGATGTAATGACATTAGTACAAAAGTATGGTAAATCAGATATATTTTTGACCATGACTTGCAATCCTAATTGGCCAGAAATAAAAGAATACTTAATAGACAAAGAAGAGAGACAAAACAGATCAGATTTGCTTGTTAGAGTATTTCATGCTAAGTTAGAGCAGCTCAAAAATGAACTTTTGAAAAAATGCATCTTTGGTGAAGTGGCAACTTACACTTATGTCATTGAATACCAAAAACGTGGACTGCCACATGCACATTTCTTGCTAATTTTAAAGTCAAAATTCAAGATGTATACCCCtgaaaaatatgataaaattgtTTGTGCTGAGAtaccaaataaagagaaaaatgaacatCTATATAATTTGGTCATTAAACGTATCCTTCATGGACCATGTGGTTCACTTGATCCAACAGGTGTATGCATGAGAAAAAATGGAACTTGCAagaataatttttcaaaaaatttctgtGAGGAAACTATCCAAACTCTTAATGCATATCCTGAATATCGAAGGAGAGATGATGGAGTTCAAATTAAGATCAAATCAGCTCTTTTAGATAACAGATGGGTTGTACCATACAATCCATATCTTTTGGCTAAATTTGATTGTAATCTTAATGTTGAAATATGCTCTATAATTAAGGCAGTCAAATACATTTATAAGTATATCTATAAAGGTCATGATAGAACAAACTTTTGTGTAGTAAATAATAAACTTGATTCAGAAATCGATGAAATTAAACAATATGTATCAGCTAGGTGGGTGTCTCCACCTGAGGCAGCATGCAGAATTTTTAGATTTTGA